Proteins found in one Allorhizobium pseudoryzae genomic segment:
- a CDS encoding amino acid ABC transporter permease, which yields MAVTDVSYVRQQMEGPKPAPSSQVGVIHWLRTNLFASVTDTIMTIIGLGLLVYTLPGLIQWLFLDASWTGTDRSACATVSQGGVLPDGQSGACWAFVSAKFNQFIFGRYPSELYWRPMLVMVLFIALLIPMLMPKAPYKGWNALTLFIVLPVVSFFLLGGGFGLEPVETQLWGGLMVTLILSFFGITVSLPFGILLALGRRSNLPVIKMLCVLFIEVIRGIPLITVLFMASVMLPLFLPDGWTFDKLLRALIGVSLFSSAYMAEVIRGGLQAIPKGQFEGADSLGLSYWQKTRLIILPQAIKLVIPGIVNTFIGLFKDTSLVYIIGMFDLLGIVTLNQSDANWSSPVTPITGYVFAGFVFWIFCFAMSRYSLFMERHLDTGHKR from the coding sequence ATGGCTGTCACCGATGTTTCTTACGTCCGCCAGCAGATGGAGGGGCCGAAGCCGGCTCCTTCCAGCCAGGTTGGCGTCATCCACTGGCTGAGGACAAACCTGTTTGCCTCGGTCACCGATACCATCATGACGATCATCGGGCTTGGGCTCCTCGTCTACACCCTGCCCGGCCTCATCCAGTGGCTCTTCCTGGATGCGTCCTGGACGGGGACGGATCGTAGCGCCTGCGCCACGGTCTCGCAGGGGGGCGTTCTTCCGGACGGCCAGTCCGGCGCCTGCTGGGCCTTCGTTTCGGCAAAGTTCAATCAGTTCATCTTCGGGCGTTATCCGTCCGAACTCTACTGGCGTCCTATGCTGGTGATGGTGCTCTTCATCGCCCTCTTGATCCCGATGCTGATGCCGAAGGCCCCCTACAAGGGCTGGAATGCACTGACGCTCTTCATCGTCCTGCCGGTCGTCTCCTTCTTCCTGCTGGGTGGTGGCTTCGGTCTCGAGCCGGTCGAAACCCAACTCTGGGGCGGCCTGATGGTGACGCTGATCCTCTCCTTCTTCGGGATCACCGTGTCGCTTCCCTTCGGCATCCTGCTCGCGCTCGGACGCCGCTCGAACCTGCCGGTCATCAAGATGCTGTGCGTCCTCTTCATCGAGGTCATCCGCGGCATTCCGTTGATCACCGTGCTGTTCATGGCAAGCGTCATGCTGCCGCTGTTCCTGCCGGATGGCTGGACCTTCGACAAGCTGTTGCGGGCGCTGATCGGTGTGTCGCTGTTTTCCTCCGCCTACATGGCGGAAGTCATCCGCGGCGGCCTGCAGGCAATCCCGAAGGGCCAGTTCGAAGGCGCCGATTCGCTCGGCCTCAGCTACTGGCAGAAGACGCGGCTGATCATCCTGCCGCAGGCGATCAAGCTTGTCATTCCGGGGATCGTCAACACCTTCATCGGTCTCTTCAAGGACACCTCGCTCGTCTACATCATCGGTATGTTCGACCTGCTCGGCATCGTCACGCTCAACCAGTCGGATGCAAACTGGTCGTCGCCGGTGACGCCGATTACCGGTTACGTCTTTGCCGGTTTCGTCTTCTGGATCTTCTGCTTTGCCATGTCGCGCTACTCCCTCTTCATGGAGCGCCACCTCGACACCGGCCACAAGCGTTAA
- a CDS encoding amino acid ABC transporter ATP-binding protein codes for MSATNTKPQAMAVSSTDVAIQITGMNKWYGDFHVLRDVNLTVMRGERIVIAGPSGSGKSTMIRCINRLEEHQSGQIVVDGIELTNDLKKIDEVRREVGMVFQHFNLFPHLTILENCTLAPIWVRKMPKKEAEAIAMHYLERVKIPEQAHKYPGQLSGGQQQRVAIARSLCMKPKIMLFDEPTSALDPEMVKEVLDTMVSLAEEGMTMLCVTHEMGFARQVANRVIFMDQGQIVEQNSPAEFFDNPQHERTKLFLSQILH; via the coding sequence ATGTCTGCAACGAACACCAAGCCGCAGGCCATGGCGGTATCCAGCACCGATGTGGCCATCCAGATCACCGGCATGAACAAGTGGTACGGCGATTTCCACGTTCTCCGCGACGTCAACCTCACCGTCATGCGCGGCGAACGCATCGTCATCGCCGGACCGTCCGGCTCCGGCAAGTCCACGATGATCCGCTGCATCAACCGTCTGGAAGAACACCAGTCGGGCCAGATCGTGGTGGATGGCATCGAACTCACCAACGACCTGAAGAAGATCGACGAAGTGCGCCGCGAAGTCGGCATGGTCTTCCAGCACTTCAACCTCTTCCCGCATCTGACGATCCTGGAAAACTGCACGCTCGCACCGATCTGGGTTCGCAAGATGCCGAAGAAGGAAGCTGAAGCGATCGCGATGCACTATCTGGAGCGCGTCAAGATTCCGGAACAGGCGCACAAATATCCGGGCCAGCTCTCCGGCGGCCAGCAGCAGCGTGTGGCCATTGCCCGCTCGCTCTGCATGAAGCCGAAGATCATGCTGTTTGACGAACCGACCTCCGCGCTCGACCCTGAAATGGTCAAGGAAGTGCTGGACACCATGGTGAGCCTTGCGGAAGAAGGCATGACCATGCTGTGCGTGACCCACGAAATGGGTTTTGCCCGTCAGGTCGCCAACCGGGTGATCTTCATGGACCAGGGCCAGATCGTCGAGCAGAATTCGCCGGCCGAGTTCTTCGACAATCCGCAACACGAGCGCACCAAGCTCTTCCTCAGCCAAATCCTGCACTGA
- a CDS encoding BA14K family protein, with protein MFTTSVFPAGAVVMPTARAQQVTDVQEVQYRRHYRQHHRYERQRDHRRYYHGHRGYREHRRGYRRHSDGWWYPLAAFGAGAIIGGALNDRPTRGHAMSSRHVQWCSDRYRTYRASDDTYVPRVGVRARCNSPYN; from the coding sequence ATGTTCACGACCTCCGTGTTTCCGGCCGGCGCCGTGGTGATGCCGACGGCAAGGGCGCAACAGGTGACCGATGTGCAGGAGGTGCAGTATAGACGCCATTACCGGCAGCATCATCGATATGAGCGCCAGCGGGATCATCGCCGTTATTACCATGGCCACAGAGGTTATCGCGAGCATCGGCGTGGTTACCGCCGCCACAGTGACGGCTGGTGGTATCCGCTTGCCGCCTTCGGTGCCGGCGCCATCATCGGCGGCGCGTTGAACGATCGCCCGACCCGCGGCCATGCGATGTCCAGCCGTCACGTTCAGTGGTGTTCGGATCGTTATCGAACCTATCGCGCTTCCGATGATACCTACGTCCCACGCGTCGGCGTCAGGGCACGGTGCAACTCGCCCTATAACTGA
- a CDS encoding DUF1622 domain-containing protein: protein MTTGFSQVLDYSTRFIELIGIFVIVIGIAVAGIRFLRDRAEDGAYHTLRSTLGRAILLGLELLVAADIINTVAIEPTLESLAVLAGIVLIRTFLSFSLEVEIEGRWPWQRARRQEPSPATARRRNPA from the coding sequence ATGACCACCGGGTTTTCACAGGTCCTCGACTATTCGACGCGCTTCATCGAACTCATCGGGATCTTCGTCATCGTAATCGGCATCGCCGTTGCCGGCATTCGCTTCCTGCGGGACCGAGCGGAAGACGGAGCCTATCACACGCTTCGGTCGACCTTGGGCCGGGCAATCCTTCTTGGCCTGGAGCTCCTGGTCGCAGCTGACATCATCAATACGGTGGCAATAGAACCCACACTGGAGAGCCTGGCGGTTCTCGCCGGCATCGTCCTGATCAGGACGTTCCTGAGCTTCTCGCTGGAGGTCGAGATCGAGGGGAGATGGCCGTGGCAACGCGCGCGACGGCAAGAGCCTTCCCCGGCGACGGCACGTCGCCGCAATCCAGCATGA